CCGGTGGCAAGCGTCTACCTCGGCCAAGGCAGCCAGGGCTCCGGCGCCATGTCCCGCGGCTATGTCATGACCTGCGCGGACGCCGCGAAGCTGACCCGGATCGGCATCACTGAGCGGGACTGCAAGCCGGGTGTCTCGCTCTACTCGCCCTACCAGCTCGACGCGACCAGGCTGAACGTCGAGAACTTCGGTTCGAGCGACGGCAAGACCGTCCCGCTCGGGAACGTCACGACCGGCACGTACCACCCGGACCGGGACAACCACAGCGAGTACGTGCTCGACCCGTCCGCGCTGCCCGCCGGGGTGACGCCGACCTACGTCACCCTGGTGGTGCCGACCGTCGAAGCCGACCGCGAGATCGTGCGGACCGCGCTGGCCCCGCACGCGATCGGCAGTGAGATCGGCAGCCGCGACCAGTATCTCTACGGCCAGCAGGTGCAGTTGAACGACCTGCGCCGGGTCACCGTGATCGGCCTGATCGCGGCGGGCATTCTGGCCGGCTGCAGCGCGGCGGTGGCGACCGCGGGTTCGGTGATGGACCGGCGGCGCACGTTCGGCGCGCTGATGGCGGCCGGTACGCCGGTGCGGGTGCTGTCCCGCGCACTCCGGATGGAGGCCGCGCTGCCCGCACTGGTGGTGACGATCGGCGCCGGGGTGATGGGCGTGCTGGTCGGGCTCGGGTTGTTCATGGCGACCGTCAAGGCCGGCGCGGTGGTGTTCAGCCCGTGGATCGCCGCGCCGATCGTGCTCGGCATCGGCGTCGCGCTGCTCGGCGCGTCGGTCTGCACACCCGCGCTGAAGCGGGTGCAGGCGGAACCGCTCGCCGACGAATAGCTGGCCGCCGCCTCTTCGTGGGGTAGGGGCGGCACCGGGGGTGAAAGGACGCAGGGCCGTTGCCGGGGATGGGAACCCGGCAACGGCCCTGCGGCGTTTTCGGTCAGTGAAGGGCCGCTTGAGGGACTTAGATTCCCGGAAGGGGCCCTTCACGGACTTCTGGCATGAGACAGCGTTGGGTCAGCGCTTCTCGAAGATCAAGTCGTGCGACACCCGGCCCTCGAGGTCCGCGCGCTGTTCGAACTTGGTCACCGGCCGCCACTGCGGGCGTGGTGCCCAGCCGCCAGGCTCGTCGGCGTACCGGTTGCGCAGCGCGGGCTCGGCCGAGCACACCTCGAGCATCTGCTCGGCGTAGTGCTCCCAGTCGGTCGCCAGGTGGAAGGTCCCGCCGGGCGCGAGCCGCGAAGCGACCAGCGCGACGAACTCCGGCTGGACGATCCGGCGCTTGTGGTGGCGCTTCTTCGGCCACGGATCCGGGAAGAACAGCCGCACGCCGGACAGCGCACCGGGCGCGACGTGGTCGGTCAGCAGCACCACGGCGTCGCCGTGCATCATCCGGAGGTTGGTCACGCCCAGCTTCTCCGCGCGCAGCATCAATTGGCCGAGGCCGGGGTCGTACACCTCGGCGGCCACGTAGTTCAGCTCCGGGGCGGCGGCGGCCAGCTGCGAGGTGGTCTCGCCCATGCCGGACCCGATCTCCAGCATCACCGGCGCTTCCCGGCCGAACCACTGCGCGAAGTCGACCGGCCCGGCGGGCAGGTCGGCTACCGTACGGCCCAGCCGCGGCCAGTGTTCTTCCCAGGCACGCTGCTGTCCGACGGTCATCCGGCCGCCGCGTTTGACGTAACTGACCACGCTGCGCAGCCGGGGCTGGTCGTCGTTTTCCACCCGAACAAGATACGGCCGGGTCAGCGCACCGCTTCCAGCTCCCCGAGCCGAGCGCGCAGGCCGGCCAGGCCGGCCACCGCGACCGGGTCCGGTGCGGGCCCGGAGTGCGCGGGCAGCACGTCGATCCAGCCGTCGTGCCGGTCGGTGTTCAGCACCGTGGTCGGGATGGAATGGCCGGACTTCCCGCGTTCGGACGGCATGAACTCCCAGTAACCGGATTCGCCGTCG
This sequence is a window from Amycolatopsis benzoatilytica AK 16/65. Protein-coding genes within it:
- the trmB gene encoding tRNA (guanosine(46)-N7)-methyltransferase TrmB, whose translation is MENDDQPRLRSVVSYVKRGGRMTVGQQRAWEEHWPRLGRTVADLPAGPVDFAQWFGREAPVMLEIGSGMGETTSQLAAAAPELNYVAAEVYDPGLGQLMLRAEKLGVTNLRMMHGDAVVLLTDHVAPGALSGVRLFFPDPWPKKRHHKRRIVQPEFVALVASRLAPGGTFHLATDWEHYAEQMLEVCSAEPALRNRYADEPGGWAPRPQWRPVTKFEQRADLEGRVSHDLIFEKR